One window from the genome of Hemiscyllium ocellatum isolate sHemOce1 chromosome 28, sHemOce1.pat.X.cur, whole genome shotgun sequence encodes:
- the timm13 gene encoding mitochondrial import inner membrane translocase subunit Tim13, whose amino-acid sequence MDSFSSDFSSGGPGGGKVDSGMIMEQVKLQIAVANAQELLQRMTDKCFRKCIGKPGSSLDNSEQKCIAMCMDRYMDAWNTVSRTYNSRLQRERAQM is encoded by the exons ATGGACAGCTTCTCGTCGGACTTCTCTTCAGGAGGGCCTGGCGGAGGGAAGGTGGACTCCGGGATGATCATGGAGCAGGTGAAGCTACAAATCGCCGTCGCAAACGCCCAGGAACTTTTACAG CGAATGACTGATAAATGTTTCAGAAAGTGTATCGGCAAGCCAGGAAGTTCACTGGACAATTCTGAACAG AAATGTATAGCAATGTGTATGGATCGATACATGGATGCCTGGAACACAGTATCACGGACATATAACTCCAGACTACAACGGGAACGAGCACAAATGTAG